A region of Pyxidicoccus parkwaysis DNA encodes the following proteins:
- a CDS encoding ATP-dependent helicase, which yields MDLSKLNPPQREAVVTLQGPLLVLAGAGSGKTRVITHRIVHLLNERPGHLMARNILAVTFTNKAATEMKERLVHMAGPRAQGVLVCTFHAFGAEVLREDIHRLGWPKKFAIADMGDQLANIRRAMREHKIDDRAFDARKVLTLISKAKNSGQVPQPKPEGIGDDYDLITHLVYPDYQLALKAQGSVDFDDLLLLPTRLLREFPDLYAKYTQRFRYLLVDEFQDTNIAQLELLKLLAGQQRNVCAVGDDDQCIYSWRGAEVRNILDFDRFFPGGKEVRLEQNYRSVQMVLDAANAVIAKNPERKAKQMWTDRKGGPRVKVVSCPNDEEEARFVAHEIQKHMSLGVPADEIAVLYRTNGQAHPVEEMLREKNIPYEVVGGSEFFDRREVKDVIAYFKVIVNKLDEISLLRIVNVPSRGIGDVTMERLAVHARGEGVTLWTVMRKAGDYEDLPPGAGGKVLEFVEMIERYRAAYEHGQLATATRKLLEEIGFAEATRAHATSSTIADKKLKSVDMVINSLENFEKREGPKASLLTYLNRLSLDTRQEEEEVPGGHRRVTLMTVHASKGLEYRLVFFIGMEEDLMPHGGMQGEPQNIEEERRLCYVGITRAKELLYLTRTNVRTKRGKEVPRTPSRFLEDLPEEVVEKMDLEAPRQGPPTTEEKNFFANLKERFKKPPPGGSAGPTPGRSGGAAG from the coding sequence ATGGACCTCTCGAAGCTCAACCCTCCGCAGCGCGAGGCCGTGGTGACCCTCCAGGGACCGCTCCTCGTGCTGGCGGGCGCAGGCAGCGGCAAGACTCGCGTCATCACCCACCGCATCGTCCACCTGCTCAACGAGCGGCCGGGCCACCTCATGGCCCGCAACATCCTCGCCGTCACCTTCACCAACAAGGCGGCGACGGAGATGAAGGAGCGCCTGGTCCACATGGCCGGCCCGCGCGCCCAGGGCGTGCTGGTGTGCACCTTCCACGCCTTCGGCGCGGAGGTGCTCCGCGAGGACATCCACCGCCTCGGCTGGCCGAAGAAGTTCGCCATCGCGGACATGGGCGACCAGCTCGCCAACATCCGCCGCGCCATGCGCGAGCACAAAATCGACGACCGCGCCTTCGACGCGCGCAAGGTGCTCACGCTCATCTCCAAGGCGAAGAACTCCGGCCAGGTGCCCCAGCCCAAGCCCGAGGGCATCGGTGACGACTACGACCTCATCACCCACCTCGTGTACCCGGACTACCAGCTCGCGTTGAAGGCGCAGGGCTCGGTGGACTTCGATGACCTGCTGCTGCTCCCCACGCGCCTGCTGCGCGAGTTCCCGGACCTCTACGCCAAGTACACGCAGCGCTTCCGCTACCTCCTGGTGGACGAGTTCCAGGACACCAACATCGCGCAGCTGGAGCTGTTGAAGCTTCTGGCCGGCCAGCAGCGCAACGTGTGCGCGGTGGGTGACGACGACCAGTGCATCTACTCGTGGCGCGGCGCCGAGGTGCGCAACATCCTCGACTTCGACCGCTTCTTCCCGGGAGGGAAGGAGGTACGGCTGGAGCAGAACTACCGCTCCGTGCAGATGGTGCTGGACGCGGCCAACGCCGTCATCGCCAAGAATCCCGAGCGCAAGGCCAAGCAGATGTGGACCGACCGCAAGGGCGGCCCGAGGGTGAAGGTGGTGAGCTGCCCCAACGACGAGGAGGAGGCCCGCTTCGTCGCACATGAAATCCAGAAGCACATGTCACTGGGTGTCCCCGCGGACGAAATCGCGGTGCTCTACCGCACCAACGGCCAGGCCCACCCGGTGGAGGAGATGCTGCGCGAGAAGAACATCCCCTACGAGGTGGTGGGCGGCAGCGAGTTCTTCGACCGGCGCGAGGTGAAGGACGTCATCGCGTACTTCAAGGTCATCGTGAACAAGCTGGACGAAATCTCGCTCCTGCGCATCGTCAACGTGCCCTCGCGCGGCATTGGCGACGTGACGATGGAGCGGCTCGCCGTCCACGCGCGCGGCGAGGGCGTCACGCTGTGGACGGTGATGCGCAAGGCCGGCGACTACGAGGACCTCCCGCCCGGCGCCGGCGGCAAGGTGCTCGAGTTCGTGGAGATGATCGAGCGCTACCGGGCCGCGTACGAGCACGGGCAGCTCGCCACCGCCACGCGCAAGCTGCTGGAAGAGATTGGCTTCGCCGAGGCCACGCGCGCCCACGCCACGTCCTCCACCATCGCGGACAAGAAGCTCAAGAGCGTGGACATGGTCATCAACTCGCTGGAGAACTTCGAGAAGCGCGAGGGCCCCAAGGCGAGCCTCCTCACGTACCTCAACCGCCTCAGCCTGGACACGCGCCAGGAAGAGGAGGAGGTGCCGGGCGGTCACCGCCGCGTCACGCTGATGACGGTGCACGCCTCCAAGGGACTGGAGTACCGGCTCGTCTTCTTCATTGGCATGGAGGAGGACCTGATGCCCCACGGCGGCATGCAGGGCGAGCCGCAGAACATCGAGGAGGAACGGCGCCTCTGCTACGTGGGCATCACCCGCGCCAAGGAATTGCTGTACCTCACCCGCACCAACGTCCGGACCAAGCGCGGCAAGGAGGTGCCCCGCACGCCCTCCCGCTTCCTGGAGGACCTGCCGGAGGAGGTGGTGGAGAAGATGGACCTGGAAGCACCGCGTCAGGGTCCGCCCACCACGGAGGAGAAGAACTTCTTCGCCAACCTGAAGGAACGCTTCAAGAAGCCCCCGCCGGGAGGCTCCGCGGGGCCCACTC